In Clostridium sp. SY8519, one genomic interval encodes:
- a CDS encoding Rrf2 family transcriptional regulator: MQVSTKFTIAIHILAAAEYFGKDHKVTSDLLASSIGSNPVIIRNIMGSLRDAGLIEVKRGPGGITIARPLDEMTFYDVYEAVETNKEELFNFHDGININCPVGRNIHAALDSKLAEAQKKFEEDLKQFYVGDVVRDLHQAIEKETA; encoded by the coding sequence ATGCAGGTTTCAACAAAATTCACCATTGCGATCCATATCCTGGCCGCGGCGGAATACTTCGGAAAAGACCACAAAGTCACCAGTGATCTTCTCGCTTCCAGTATCGGCAGCAATCCGGTGATTATCCGGAATATTATGGGATCGCTGCGTGACGCGGGACTCATTGAGGTCAAGCGGGGGCCGGGCGGCATTACCATTGCGCGGCCGCTGGATGAAATGACATTTTATGATGTGTATGAAGCCGTAGAGACCAATAAGGAAGAACTGTTTAATTTTCATGACGGCATCAATATTAATTGCCCGGTGGGAAGAAACATTCATGCTGCTTTGGACAGCAAGCTTGCGGAAGCACAGAAAAAGTTCGAAGAAGATCTGAAACAGTTCTATGTGGGCGATGTAGTGCGGGATCTTCATCAAGCGATCGAAAAAGAAACGGCCTGA
- a CDS encoding nitroreductase family protein, producing MIEINNEKCIGCGQCVRDCFPVDIDLIDGKAVPRNEKCFDCGHCVAVCPTDAVTLLNYDSAEVLDLKQIHTAIDPETYLNHLKARRSIRRFTDQPVTKEQVEQILEAGRFSPTGGNRQRMAYTVIQDSIPEMRGLLIDQLGRKGEEMLAAGHRASFYTDLWLDMHKDYHSSGKDRIFFGAGTVIVISSDDTLDAGIAAAHMETMIYSMGLGMLYSGFSRFAIESSEELRARLKIREKYHVEAVLVIGYPAVHYQRTVPRKPADVVWE from the coding sequence ATGATAGAAATCAACAATGAGAAATGTATTGGCTGCGGCCAGTGTGTCAGAGACTGCTTCCCGGTGGATATTGATCTGATTGATGGAAAGGCAGTCCCGAGGAATGAGAAGTGTTTTGACTGCGGGCACTGTGTGGCGGTCTGTCCGACGGATGCCGTGACGCTGCTGAATTATGATTCGGCGGAAGTGCTGGATCTTAAGCAGATTCATACGGCGATTGATCCGGAGACGTATCTGAATCATCTGAAGGCGCGGCGCAGCATCCGCCGTTTTACCGATCAGCCGGTAACGAAGGAACAGGTGGAACAGATTCTGGAAGCCGGACGGTTTTCTCCTACCGGCGGAAACCGCCAGCGTATGGCCTATACCGTTATTCAGGACAGCATACCGGAGATGCGCGGACTGCTGATTGATCAGCTGGGACGGAAAGGCGAGGAAATGCTGGCAGCAGGACACCGGGCTTCTTTCTATACGGATCTGTGGCTGGATATGCATAAGGATTATCACAGCAGCGGAAAGGATCGTATCTTTTTCGGAGCCGGTACCGTGATTGTAATCTCATCGGACGATACGCTGGATGCAGGGATTGCCGCGGCACATATGGAAACCATGATCTACTCCATGGGGCTGGGCATGCTGTACAGCGGATTTTCCAGATTTGCCATTGAAAGCTCGGAAGAACTGCGAGCCAGACTGAAGATCCGCGAGAAGTACCATGTGGAAGCGGTGCTGGTTATCGGGTATCCGGCAGTGCATTACCAGCGGACGGTGCCGCGCAAGCCGGCAGATGTAGTTTGGGAATAG
- a CDS encoding LysR family transcriptional regulator: MTIRQLEYFLTAAHTLSFTKTARQFFISQSAVTQQIRALENEFDTDLFLRSNNRIRLTPAGETLVPEAKLIVAKSREAVSKVHAARDGMNGKLRIGYLQSMELSHFPRTVQEFREDYPGIRMELNRDNAIQLHDDYLNGRYDMIFNVKNRLLRYPGSRQETIGEYPFFVAVPQGHYFARLRRVTQQDLQDEKLILHDFHLTVPESMEVTPRPYLSEENLKRVVATLDDIETILIFVAAGVGIAVVPEFDIYKPQINISLSYVPFDTGAYREKLEIVYPERDANPLLKFFLEKI; this comes from the coding sequence ATGACAATACGACAGCTGGAATATTTCCTTACAGCGGCACATACCTTAAGCTTTACAAAAACTGCCCGTCAGTTCTTTATTTCACAGTCGGCAGTGACACAGCAGATCCGTGCGCTGGAAAATGAATTTGACACAGATCTGTTTCTGCGCAGCAACAACCGGATCCGTCTGACGCCGGCAGGAGAGACGCTGGTTCCGGAAGCAAAACTGATTGTAGCGAAAAGCAGGGAGGCAGTCAGCAAAGTGCACGCGGCACGGGACGGGATGAACGGAAAGCTGCGGATCGGATATCTGCAGAGTATGGAGTTGTCGCATTTTCCGAGGACTGTCCAGGAATTCCGGGAGGATTATCCGGGAATCCGTATGGAACTGAACCGGGACAATGCCATCCAGCTGCATGATGACTATCTGAACGGCCGGTATGATATGATTTTTAATGTGAAAAACCGGCTGCTGCGTTACCCCGGAAGCAGGCAGGAGACGATTGGAGAATATCCGTTTTTTGTGGCTGTTCCGCAGGGACATTACTTTGCGCGGCTGCGCCGTGTGACCCAACAGGATCTGCAGGATGAGAAGCTGATTCTTCATGATTTTCATCTGACGGTACCGGAGAGTATGGAAGTGACGCCCCGTCCGTATCTGAGTGAAGAGAATCTGAAGCGTGTGGTTGCCACGCTGGATGACATTGAGACAATATTGATATTTGTTGCGGCTGGGGTCGGCATTGCAGTCGTTCCGGAATTTGATATCTATAAACCGCAGATCAATATCAGCCTCTCCTATGTGCCTTTTGATACAGGGGCATACAGAGAAAAACTGGAGATTGTTTACCCGGAACGGGATGCAAATCCCCTTCTGAAGTTCTTCCTGGAAAAAATATAG
- a CDS encoding DUF6198 family protein: MTHLPLIKKYIYFIIGLFVNSLGVAFITDASLGTSPISSIPYVLSLKFSLTLGQFTIIFSLFLVALQIVLLRKNFQLIQLLQIPVSILFGYFIDFSMKYLLFWLNPQAYPVKIISLLIGCIILAFGVSMEFTANVIMLPGEGTATALHLITGKESSSVKIIVDVSMMAGALLLSLALFHQVNGVREGTVISALIVGFIARLFCKLVGPAAEKWFYSSDRQTAAAIDGHAFEH, translated from the coding sequence ATGACGCATTTACCCCTCATAAAAAAATATATTTATTTTATCATCGGGCTTTTTGTGAATTCTCTCGGTGTTGCGTTTATTACCGATGCAAGTCTGGGCACATCTCCGATCTCAAGTATCCCTTATGTACTCAGCCTAAAGTTTTCGCTGACCCTTGGACAATTTACCATCATTTTCAGTCTGTTTCTGGTTGCCCTGCAGATCGTGCTGCTCAGGAAAAATTTTCAGCTGATCCAGCTGCTCCAGATTCCAGTATCGATCCTGTTTGGCTATTTCATTGATTTTTCCATGAAATATCTGCTTTTCTGGCTGAATCCACAGGCATATCCGGTAAAAATCATCAGCCTTCTGATCGGCTGTATCATTCTGGCCTTTGGAGTATCCATGGAATTTACCGCCAATGTCATCATGCTGCCCGGTGAAGGCACTGCCACTGCACTGCATCTGATTACCGGAAAAGAGTCCAGCAGCGTAAAAATCATTGTGGACGTGAGTATGATGGCGGGCGCGCTTCTTTTATCACTGGCACTGTTCCATCAGGTCAACGGCGTGCGGGAAGGCACGGTGATCTCTGCCTTAATCGTCGGCTTCATTGCCCGGCTTTTCTGTAAGCTGGTCGGTCCGGCTGCGGAAAAATGGTTCTATTCTTCTGACCGCCAGACGGCTGCCGCAATTGACGGACACGCCTTT
- a CDS encoding helix-turn-helix domain-containing protein, with translation MKITDAKTFGEAIRTRRKQLGYTQAYISEFTGLSVSFLSDLENGKKTIELEKAIMVTMLLGMDLRMEVRGEAE, from the coding sequence ATGAAAATCACTGATGCAAAAACATTTGGCGAAGCAATCCGCACGCGTCGAAAACAGCTTGGATACACCCAGGCATATATTTCAGAGTTTACAGGGCTGAGCGTCAGCTTTCTTTCGGATCTGGAAAATGGGAAGAAGACAATTGAGCTGGAAAAAGCAATTATGGTAACCATGCTTTTGGGGATGGACCTTCGGATGGAAGTAAGAGGGGAAGCGGAGTAG
- a CDS encoding DUF2156 domain-containing protein, translating to MKQNKEDMESVRAQQWNRARDYLRKFGENSLAYLSLEPDKQWFFPEGFEGVASYAVSGHTMVICGDPVCADEHFGAFLAQLRQFAAKRRYRIVFLMTMEKHLEEYRDAGFGCHKSGEEAVFDVQTWSMAGGKCAKVRSSWHTAVHKGLTVREYRPWEERNPEIEKQFFEITDQWLKEKHTARLQFAVGSLMLDRQCDKRYFYAVDSAGVIQGINVLNPYRSGKAWIIDIMRRREGCPHGVMELLFHDIMAQLKQEGAEQASLGAAPFYHTTDHPRADFSERAEQYVYTHMNYMYGFESLQQAKDKYNPEWKSIYIVCRPKHLSLWMDEAAFAVLDSHGFRDYVQAFLEMRRAEKVEKAEKRREKQREHRTEKG from the coding sequence ATGAAACAGAACAAGGAAGATATGGAAAGCGTCCGTGCGCAGCAGTGGAACCGGGCACGGGACTATCTGCGAAAATTCGGGGAGAATTCGCTGGCCTACCTTTCTCTGGAACCGGACAAACAGTGGTTTTTCCCGGAAGGATTTGAAGGAGTGGCCAGTTACGCGGTTTCCGGTCATACCATGGTAATCTGCGGCGACCCGGTCTGCGCGGATGAGCATTTTGGAGCGTTTCTGGCGCAGCTTCGGCAGTTTGCGGCAAAGCGCCGATACCGGATCGTGTTTCTCATGACCATGGAAAAACACCTGGAAGAATACCGGGATGCGGGATTCGGCTGTCACAAGAGCGGGGAGGAAGCCGTATTTGATGTGCAGACCTGGTCCATGGCCGGCGGAAAATGCGCAAAAGTGCGTTCTTCCTGGCATACGGCAGTGCACAAAGGCCTGACAGTCAGAGAATACCGACCTTGGGAGGAACGAAATCCGGAGATCGAGAAACAGTTTTTCGAGATTACGGATCAGTGGCTGAAGGAGAAGCATACTGCCCGTCTTCAGTTTGCCGTAGGCAGCCTGATGCTGGACCGGCAGTGTGACAAACGCTATTTTTATGCGGTGGACAGCGCAGGCGTCATTCAGGGAATCAATGTGCTCAATCCATACCGTTCCGGAAAAGCATGGATCATTGACATTATGCGGCGCAGAGAAGGCTGTCCCCACGGTGTGATGGAGCTTCTGTTCCATGACATCATGGCGCAGCTGAAACAGGAAGGCGCGGAACAGGCAAGCCTCGGCGCGGCTCCGTTCTACCATACGACGGATCATCCCCGCGCGGACTTTTCCGAACGGGCGGAACAGTATGTTTATACCCATATGAACTACATGTACGGATTTGAGTCCCTGCAGCAGGCGAAGGACAAATACAATCCGGAGTGGAAGAGCATCTACATTGTCTGCCGGCCGAAGCACCTGTCCCTGTGGATGGATGAGGCGGCATTTGCTGTACTGGATTCTCATGGGTTTCGAGACTACGTGCAGGCTTTTCTGGAAATGCGGCGTGCAGAGAAAGTTGAGAAAGCAGAAAAACGCAGAGAAAAACAAAGGGAACACAGAACAGAGAAAGGATGA
- a CDS encoding HipA domain-containing protein encodes MRLKVYVEINGRQQLAGAITGTSSADAVFCYDSAYLEKGGQAISQNLRVSSKKAEPFSVQQTRCFFEGLLPEGFSRKSVAGWMHADEQDYLTILAGLGKECLGALRIEDEDHENSEIADSSYRKLSIDEVKALAAEGATKSTQLLIASHLSLTGASGKAGLYLDERNGTWYQPYGMAPSTHIVKQSHIRLSNIVENERLALETAARMGIRTADSFIVNTGDYGEADILLATKRYDRKLGQSVHKIGDLPCPLRLHQEDFAQALGVSSEEKYEKAGGKYLQKMFRLVRNVSPNPLQDQLALLDILIFDVLIGNTDNHVKNVSLLYSPDLRTAELAPAYDILSTVIYPQSTMEMSVYIAGEKDWKKIDRETFVRAAHEIGMSPSIIRREYDRLRETFLQALESAVQTLEKEGFQSVKDIQKKLLNILAAYGKI; translated from the coding sequence ATGCGGTTAAAGGTGTATGTGGAAATTAACGGCAGGCAGCAGCTCGCTGGCGCCATCACCGGGACATCAAGTGCGGATGCGGTTTTTTGCTATGATTCTGCATATCTGGAAAAGGGCGGTCAGGCAATTTCTCAGAACCTGCGCGTATCATCGAAAAAGGCAGAGCCATTTAGCGTACAGCAGACAAGGTGTTTTTTTGAGGGGTTGCTGCCGGAAGGATTTTCCAGAAAAAGCGTGGCGGGATGGATGCATGCGGATGAACAGGACTATCTGACGATACTGGCAGGCCTTGGAAAAGAATGCCTGGGGGCGCTTCGAATCGAAGACGAGGATCATGAGAACTCTGAGATTGCCGACAGTTCATATCGAAAACTTTCAATCGATGAAGTGAAAGCACTTGCTGCAGAAGGCGCAACGAAATCAACACAGCTTCTGATTGCGTCTCATCTGTCTCTGACTGGTGCGTCAGGCAAGGCAGGGCTTTATTTGGATGAGAGAAACGGAACCTGGTATCAGCCATATGGAATGGCACCCAGTACGCATATTGTGAAACAGAGTCATATCCGCCTGTCAAACATTGTTGAAAATGAAAGACTTGCGCTTGAGACGGCAGCGCGAATGGGAATACGCACAGCAGATAGTTTTATCGTGAACACCGGTGATTATGGAGAAGCGGATATTCTTCTTGCAACCAAACGCTATGATCGGAAACTGGGGCAGTCAGTGCATAAAATCGGAGATCTGCCGTGTCCGCTGCGTCTTCACCAGGAAGACTTTGCGCAGGCACTCGGAGTCAGTTCGGAAGAAAAATATGAAAAAGCCGGAGGAAAATACCTGCAGAAAATGTTTCGCTTAGTGCGAAATGTGTCACCAAATCCGCTGCAGGATCAGCTGGCACTGCTTGATATTTTGATTTTTGATGTACTGATTGGAAATACAGATAATCACGTAAAAAATGTTTCGCTTTTATACAGTCCGGATCTTCGTACAGCGGAACTGGCACCGGCATATGATATATTAAGTACTGTAATATATCCGCAAAGCACGATGGAAATGTCTGTATATATTGCCGGTGAGAAGGATTGGAAGAAGATAGACAGGGAGACATTTGTGCGTGCGGCACATGAAATAGGGATGAGCCCCTCAATCATCAGGCGGGAATATGATCGTCTCCGGGAAACCTTTTTGCAAGCACTGGAATCAGCGGTCCAAACGCTTGAAAAAGAAGGGTTTCAGTCCGTAAAAGACATACAGAAAAAATTACTGAATATTCTTGCGGCATACGGGAAGATCTGA
- a CDS encoding alpha/beta fold hydrolase, with amino-acid sequence MKQIRLNGLTFFYRVIGQGRPMLLVHGNGEDHRVFDRTVHLLKEHFTCYLIDSRGHGRSSSVEEYHYREMAEDMVLFLQEKGLDDVTYVGFSDGGIIGLLAAAMTKRITTLVACGANRRPEGLRQFFQLPLRVYNFFRRDPLRQLLLREPDITDQELRSIQADTLIIAGRHDLIKQEETDEIAAMIPHAEKMILPGESHRSYVVHSEKLGKIILKYMKRKKDHRESKD; translated from the coding sequence TTGAAACAGATCCGTCTCAATGGACTGACATTTTTCTATCGGGTAATCGGACAGGGCAGACCCATGCTTCTGGTGCATGGCAATGGAGAGGATCACCGGGTATTTGACCGAACGGTACATCTGCTGAAGGAACATTTTACCTGCTATCTGATTGATTCCCGGGGACATGGCAGGAGCAGCAGCGTAGAGGAGTACCATTATCGGGAAATGGCGGAAGACATGGTTCTGTTTCTGCAGGAAAAGGGCCTGGATGATGTGACCTATGTGGGATTCTCTGACGGAGGGATTATCGGACTCCTTGCGGCTGCGATGACAAAACGGATCACCACATTGGTTGCCTGCGGCGCGAACCGCCGGCCGGAGGGACTCAGGCAGTTTTTTCAGCTGCCGCTGCGTGTTTACAATTTCTTCCGGCGGGATCCGCTGCGGCAGCTGCTGCTGCGGGAACCGGACATTACAGATCAGGAACTGCGGAGTATCCAGGCAGATACACTGATTATCGCGGGAAGGCATGACCTGATCAAACAGGAAGAAACCGATGAAATAGCGGCAATGATTCCCCATGCCGAGAAAATGATTCTTCCCGGAGAATCCCACAGAAGCTATGTGGTACACAGTGAGAAACTGGGAAAAATCATTTTAAAATACATGAAGCGTAAGAAAGATCATAGGGAATCCAAGGACTGA